GACCAGCACCTGCCAGCCCAGGGCGCGCGCGGCATCGATACCGGCGTGGCAGGCAATGCCGTGATCGACTGTGACCAGCAGGTCGGGCTGCAACGGTGCAAGCTCGGCCACCAGCGAGGTCGACAGGCCGTAGCCGTGCGCCACCCGGTTGGGCACCGCGTGCAGCACCTCGCGCGCGCCGAGCATGCGCAGCCCGCGCACCGCGACCGCACACGCCGTGGCGCCGTCGCAGTCGAAATCGCCGACCACCAGGATGCGGTTCCCGGCAGCGATGGCGTCGGCCAGCAGCGCGGTAGCGGCATCAAGATCGAGCATGCCCTCGGGCGGCAGCAGGCCGGCCAGGCGCGGGCGCGCGCTGTCGACGTCGTGCGCGCCGCGCGCGGCGTAGATCCGCTGCAGCAGGGGCGGCATGTCCGCCGGCCAGGCGGTCGCCACGCCCGGCGCGACGGGAGCGGGTCGTCGCCGGATACTGCGCACCGCGCTCAAGCGGCGGGCCACGCGGCGCCGCGGCGCCACACGCGCAGCGCATGCCAGCGCCGCAGGCGCAGGCGCCAGCCGTCGCCATCGTCGAGTTCCAGGGCGTCGATCGCGCCGGCCCGCAGCGCGTCGAGCGCGGGTTGCAGCCAGTCGCGCTCGATCCACTGCAGGTCACGCGTGCCTTCGATGTCATACACGCCGGCGTCCGGCGTGAACCGCGGCGGCAGCGCCGTGCCGCGCCCGCTGGCGGCTGCCAGCGCACGCGCGGTGTCGTCATCGCTGAAGCCGTGCGTTCCGCCCACCACGCCGCCTCCTTCCACCACCGGCGGCAACGCGCCGCCGCCCCAGAACCAGAGCGCGTTCACCGGGGACTGTCCGCGCGCCGCGCGCCCGGCGTTCCAGGGATGGTTGTGCAGGGTCACCTGCACTTCGTTGGCCAGCGTGCGCCAGCGCCGGCCTTCGGGGCTGGTATCGAGGTGCTCGAAGATGTCTTCGCCCAGCGCGTCACCGGGATCGGAGAACGCCGGGATTTTCGCCTCGCGTGGCAGGCGCAGGTACCAGCGCGACGGGTGCGGCGCGTCGAGCGTGAAGCCGGCATCGCCGAACAGCGGCCGCAACGCGGGCAGCAGCGCTTCGCAGTCGGCAGCGGTGAGCGCCAGCGCTTCGCCGTGGGCCATCAGCCGCACGCCGTTGATGTCGGGGCGCAGCCAGGCCGGATCGGCACGCAGCCAGGCCGCGCCTTCGGCATCGCCGACATCCGCCTGGCGCGACAGCGCCGCGATCGGCCAGCCCTGCCCGACCAGCGGGAAATGCCGCAGCAGTTGCGCACGCCGCCCGGGGTCGCCGGCGGCGAGGCGGTCGCCGCGCGCCAGCATCGCCGCAGTGCCCTTGGACAGGCGCTGCCGCCCCAGCCGCGCGGCGGCCGGGAGCAGCAGTGTCACGGAGGCCGGCGCCATCGCCGGATCAGCCGTAGCTGACGGAAACGATCTCGTACTCGACTGTGCCGCCGGGCGCGTCGATGCTGACTTCGTCGCCCTCGTGCTTGCCGATCAGCGCACGCGCCACCGGCGAGGAGATCGCGATCAGCCCGAGCTTGATGTCGGCCTCCAGGTCGCCAACGATCTGGTAGCGCTTTTCCTGGTCGGTCTCGACATCCGCCAGCACCACGGTGGCGCCGAACACGACCTTGCTGCCCACGTCGAGCGTGGCGATGTCGATCACCTGGGCGTGCGACAGCTCGCCCTCGAGCTGCTTGATGCGACCCTCGATGAAGCCCTGCTGCTCGCGTGCGGCGTGGTACTCGGCGTTCTCCTTGAGATCGCCATGCGCGCGCG
This Luteimonas sp. MC1572 DNA region includes the following protein-coding sequences:
- a CDS encoding phosphoglycerate mutase, with amino-acid sequence MTLLLPAAARLGRQRLSKGTAAMLARGDRLAAGDPGRRAQLLRHFPLVGQGWPIAALSRQADVGDAEGAAWLRADPAWLRPDINGVRLMAHGEALALTAADCEALLPALRPLFGDAGFTLDAPHPSRWYLRLPREAKIPAFSDPGDALGEDIFEHLDTSPEGRRWRTLANEVQVTLHNHPWNAGRAARGQSPVNALWFWGGGALPPVVEGGGVVGGTHGFSDDDTARALAAASGRGTALPPRFTPDAGVYDIEGTRDLQWIERDWLQPALDALRAGAIDALELDDGDGWRLRLRRWHALRVWRRGAAWPAA
- the greA gene encoding transcription elongation factor GreA, with protein sequence MTAQGAQRLRAELEELKSVQRPAVINAISEARAHGDLKENAEYHAAREQQGFIEGRIKQLEGELSHAQVIDIATLDVGSKVVFGATVVLADVETDQEKRYQIVGDLEADIKLGLIAISSPVARALIGKHEGDEVSIDAPGGTVEYEIVSVSYG